The following are from one region of the Paenibacillus sp. JZ16 genome:
- a CDS encoding fibronectin type III domain-containing protein: MCFLALILMFTPLLNAPASYAAEVTPSSEIPTISSEIDPATVTSSTYGAQDPLAPQNLRIESVSHNMAIFQWDFKPVEGENNIQVWDADSGNWLAWGNYWTRAVTGLTPETTYRIYITWDGDVKKEHKSNVLEFTTTKDEAEYKDAPLTPPSHLIIDDVTEDTVTLSWGSSPGAEAYDIYINGAWKGGTWENSVTTATYGPLEAGETYTFKVGAQRSVNGALEASANSNAVTLKWGNWLNLKVCK, encoded by the coding sequence ATGTGTTTCTTGGCCCTTATTCTCATGTTTACGCCACTGCTTAATGCGCCTGCATCCTATGCGGCAGAGGTTACTCCTTCCTCAGAGATTCCTACCATTAGCTCCGAAATCGACCCGGCAACGGTAACAAGCTCGACCTATGGAGCTCAAGATCCGCTGGCGCCGCAGAATCTTCGTATTGAAAGTGTCTCTCATAATATGGCGATATTTCAATGGGATTTCAAACCCGTCGAAGGTGAAAACAATATACAGGTGTGGGACGCGGATTCAGGCAATTGGCTGGCATGGGGCAATTATTGGACCCGTGCCGTGACCGGATTGACACCTGAAACGACCTACAGGATCTATATTACTTGGGATGGCGACGTGAAAAAAGAACACAAAAGTAATGTATTGGAATTCACCACGACCAAAGACGAAGCTGAGTATAAAGATGCACCGTTGACCCCTCCAAGCCATCTTATAATTGACGATGTAACGGAAGATACGGTTACGCTGAGTTGGGGTTCGAGTCCCGGAGCCGAAGCTTATGACATTTATATTAATGGAGCATGGAAAGGCGGCACTTGGGAAAACTCCGTTACCACGGCTACTTATGGACCTTTGGAAGCAGGAGAAACTTATACTTTTAAAGTAGGTGCACAGAGAAGCGTAAATGGAGCTTTGGAAGCATCCGCCAATAGTAATGCCGTTACCCTTAAATGGGGGAACTGGCTCAACCTCAAGGTTTGCAAGTAG
- a CDS encoding glycosyl hydrolase family 18 protein, whose amino-acid sequence MQVVTATRSTVSLGWAPVPGATSYDIYQDGVMVGSSSGSRYVAAGLEEGKTYSYKVVGHNSLWTSPESESVSVVPGSNYNNITYYTSWSASTEERNFHPGDVDVSQITHINYAFADICWKKYGSGPRACEDPNIPAQDRYVHDGEIVIGDPTFDFQNFAAFESIKASNPHLKLIVSVGGWSWSDNFSNVAMTEETRRTFANSAVKFLRDYKFDGLDVDWEYPVEGGEESNSRAPEDRENFTLLMKTVREALDAAGSEDGKYYLLTIASGQGDNFTVNADFANSVQYLDFINIMTYDYSGKDDPFGHHNSPLFYDKALLRSSAPRNHVLGGLLGHLKGGVPTHKLIAGVPYYGKGWDGCGPLGQYQTCNKGGTDLKSWEPAIFDFSDLENNYINKNGYKRYWNESAKVPYLYNDQNKVFITYNDKNTMKYTASIVKSLDIAGVMSWDISGDRNKTLTTQLITDLPIDGKVNASALPAPANLSKVSVGASSIQVKWDAVAGATGYEVYVNNALSGSVTENSYTMNGLSSLTNYKIHVLAVDRTGNEINRVSSASNLLSVTTSSSGSGGSDGSGGSGGAGGSGSPTPSTPQPPKAKDQLEAKVTLHGDKAMVTLPTAAAVNSINLSDSSNFQIHAGAGAKQAEVEIPQEVIAAVAKKGAKASLSIIVNGTEYRIPASLITVPGPVKVSIISPEAADATGVEKLMKGREVLADPLLFKLEQINADKTTTELKHFGKTHVSQFVAVDAKKINIKRAAGVVYIPGTHELRSVPTLFKVNADRTVTVEIKKTGSGVYALLQQDIRFSDAIPSWAREDVAQAAAKLIVSGESNGSFGGNQPITRAEIISIVVKALGILPDDSYSNFKDVDPKSGYAREIAAAKAAGLVKGRSGDIFDPNSLITREELAVMLSNVLNYAGKKNEANQGLLNKFKDHSKVSSYAKSSVVFVVEQKIMQGVSGSKLDPQSHVTRAQTVVTVMRLLRAVGLSN is encoded by the coding sequence TTGCAAGTAGTCACGGCTACACGATCTACGGTTTCACTGGGCTGGGCACCGGTGCCCGGTGCCACAAGCTATGATATTTATCAGGATGGAGTAATGGTTGGTTCGAGTAGCGGGAGTCGGTATGTAGCTGCTGGACTGGAAGAAGGAAAGACCTATTCGTATAAGGTCGTGGGCCATAACAGCCTATGGACTTCGCCAGAAAGCGAATCCGTTTCGGTAGTGCCTGGCAGCAATTATAACAATATTACGTACTACACTTCTTGGTCAGCTAGTACCGAAGAGCGTAATTTTCATCCTGGTGACGTGGATGTATCACAGATCACCCACATTAACTATGCCTTCGCCGATATATGTTGGAAAAAATACGGGAGCGGGCCGAGAGCCTGCGAAGATCCTAATATTCCTGCACAGGATCGATACGTCCATGACGGAGAAATTGTAATTGGAGATCCGACATTTGATTTTCAGAATTTCGCAGCTTTCGAATCCATCAAGGCATCGAACCCTCATTTGAAACTTATAGTTTCAGTAGGTGGCTGGTCATGGTCTGATAATTTTTCTAACGTAGCCATGACGGAAGAAACACGCCGTACTTTTGCAAATTCTGCTGTGAAGTTCCTACGAGATTATAAGTTTGATGGTCTGGATGTTGACTGGGAATATCCTGTTGAAGGAGGGGAAGAGTCGAACTCCAGGGCACCGGAGGATAGAGAAAATTTCACATTGTTAATGAAAACCGTTCGCGAGGCGTTGGATGCTGCCGGATCAGAGGACGGGAAGTATTATCTCCTGACGATTGCTTCAGGGCAGGGAGACAATTTTACCGTTAACGCAGATTTTGCGAATTCTGTCCAGTATCTGGATTTCATTAATATTATGACTTATGACTACAGTGGTAAAGATGACCCGTTCGGTCATCATAATTCACCATTGTTCTATGATAAAGCTCTTTTGAGGTCCTCCGCTCCAAGAAATCATGTGCTTGGCGGTTTGTTAGGTCATTTGAAGGGCGGGGTGCCGACACATAAGTTGATTGCGGGCGTTCCCTACTACGGTAAGGGCTGGGATGGCTGTGGTCCGCTAGGTCAGTATCAGACTTGCAATAAAGGCGGGACTGATTTGAAATCGTGGGAGCCTGCCATTTTCGACTTCAGCGACCTTGAGAATAACTACATCAATAAGAACGGCTATAAAAGATATTGGAACGAATCCGCCAAGGTACCTTACCTGTACAACGATCAAAATAAAGTGTTCATCACCTACAACGATAAGAACACCATGAAGTACACCGCTTCTATCGTGAAGTCGCTGGATATTGCCGGCGTCATGAGCTGGGATATCAGTGGCGACCGCAATAAGACGCTGACGACTCAACTCATTACCGACTTGCCGATCGACGGCAAAGTCAATGCTTCAGCACTTCCGGCTCCGGCGAATCTCTCAAAGGTAAGTGTCGGCGCAAGCTCCATTCAGGTGAAATGGGATGCTGTGGCAGGTGCAACGGGATACGAAGTATATGTGAATAATGCTTTGTCAGGCTCGGTTACAGAAAATAGTTACACCATGAATGGCCTTAGCTCTCTGACAAACTACAAGATTCATGTGCTTGCGGTAGATCGAACGGGGAATGAGATTAACCGCGTCTCCAGCGCTTCGAATCTGCTTAGCGTAACAACTTCAAGCAGCGGTTCCGGTGGATCTGACGGTTCCGGCGGATCAGGAGGCGCTGGAGGATCTGGTTCACCGACGCCTTCGACGCCACAACCTCCTAAAGCCAAAGATCAGCTAGAGGCAAAAGTCACGCTTCATGGCGATAAGGCTATGGTGACCCTACCTACGGCTGCAGCTGTTAACAGCATTAACCTTTCGGATTCCTCCAACTTCCAGATCCATGCGGGTGCAGGTGCGAAGCAGGCTGAGGTTGAGATTCCGCAAGAAGTCATCGCTGCCGTTGCGAAAAAAGGAGCCAAGGCCAGTCTCTCCATTATCGTGAACGGGACAGAATACCGGATTCCGGCTTCGCTGATTACGGTTCCAGGTCCTGTGAAAGTCTCGATTATTTCTCCTGAGGCTGCCGATGCAACGGGCGTTGAGAAACTGATGAAGGGAAGAGAAGTACTAGCCGACCCGCTGTTGTTCAAGCTTGAGCAAATCAACGCGGATAAGACAACGACCGAACTGAAGCATTTCGGCAAAACCCATGTCAGCCAATTTGTTGCTGTAGATGCGAAAAAGATAAATATAAAACGTGCCGCCGGAGTGGTTTATATACCAGGTACCCATGAGCTTCGATCCGTTCCGACTTTATTTAAAGTTAACGCCGATCGTACGGTAACGGTTGAAATCAAGAAAACCGGCAGCGGTGTTTATGCCCTGCTTCAGCAAGATATCCGGTTTAGTGACGCGATCCCTTCATGGGCACGAGAAGACGTTGCGCAGGCTGCTGCCAAGCTGATCGTATCTGGTGAAAGTAACGGATCTTTTGGCGGTAATCAACCCATTACCCGTGCCGAAATTATATCCATTGTGGTGAAAGCGCTGGGTATTCTGCCTGACGACAGTTACTCCAACTTCAAGGATGTAGATCCGAAATCCGGATATGCCAGAGAGATTGCAGCTGCGAAAGCGGCAGGGTTAGTGAAAGGACGCTCAGGCGATATCTTTGATCCAAACAGCTTGATTACGCGTGAGGAATTGGCCGTTATGCTAAGTAATGTGCTGAATTATGCCGGCAAGAAGAACGAAGCGAACCAAGGATTGTTAAACAAATTTAAAGACCACTCCAAGGTTTCATCCTATGCGAAGTCGTCCGTCGTCTTCGTTGTGGAGCAGAAGATTATGCAAGGCGTATCCGGCTCCAAGCTGGATCCGCAATCCCATGTAACCAGAGCTCAGACGGTGGTAACCGTCATGAGATTGCTGCGGGCAGTGGGTTTATCTAACTAA
- a CDS encoding MarR family winged helix-turn-helix transcriptional regulator — translation MLNTYIKECLYFTANRLSRVITKMAEDEFAASGLSPTYAYLLMAVYEKEGISQKELGEILHLQPSTVTRLVEKLAVKGLVYNRVEGRMSLIYTTDKGKALEKVIHECWMNLRSRYGAILGHAEGDELSLHLYEVSDQLENKD, via the coding sequence ATGCTAAATACGTATATTAAGGAATGCCTTTACTTCACAGCCAATCGTCTTAGCCGGGTCATTACCAAGATGGCCGAAGACGAGTTTGCAGCAAGCGGATTGTCACCCACATATGCTTATTTGCTTATGGCTGTATATGAGAAGGAAGGGATCTCGCAGAAGGAATTAGGCGAAATTCTTCACCTTCAGCCTTCTACCGTAACCCGTCTGGTTGAGAAACTGGCCGTTAAAGGGCTGGTTTATAATCGGGTAGAAGGAAGGATGTCATTGATCTATACAACCGATAAAGGAAAGGCTTTGGAGAAAGTGATTCACGAGTGCTGGATGAATTTGCGCAGTCGTTATGGCGCTATTTTAGGTCATGCCGAAGGTGATGAATTATCATTGCATCTATACGAGGTGAGTGATCAATTGGAGAATAAGGACTGA
- a CDS encoding VOC family protein, whose protein sequence is MALKSDNIFVNLPVKDLEKTKDFFSKIGFEFNAQFTDKNAACLVIGDNIFAMLLTEDYFKTFTKKDLSNAANTTEVILALSAESREQVDEIVNAALSAGGSPSNDPVDHGFMYGWSFQDPDGHLWEVMYMDQSQVE, encoded by the coding sequence ATGGCATTGAAAAGCGATAATATTTTTGTAAACCTACCCGTGAAGGACTTGGAGAAAACGAAGGACTTTTTCTCGAAAATCGGTTTTGAATTTAACGCGCAATTTACGGACAAAAACGCGGCTTGCCTGGTCATCGGCGATAACATCTTTGCCATGCTGCTCACCGAGGATTATTTCAAGACGTTCACCAAGAAAGATCTGTCGAATGCCGCGAACACAACGGAAGTAATTCTGGCACTATCCGCCGAAAGCCGGGAGCAGGTGGACGAAATCGTTAATGCCGCACTTTCCGCAGGAGGGTCGCCTTCCAATGATCCGGTGGATCATGGCTTTATGTACGGATGGAGCTTCCAGGATCCGGACGGCCACCTGTGGGAAGTCATGTATATGGATCAGAGCCAGGTCGAATAG
- a CDS encoding FMN-dependent NADH-azoreductase encodes MERLLVINAHPRVRSEKSLSLQVLEFFVSKYAAQNPASLIEQIDLYREFIPAIDTNLLNGWEKLESGEPLSEDEGKMMGRMAEILQQFKGASKYVIAMPLHNFNIPSKLKDYMDNIIIPKETFRYTESGSEGLLTDGRSVVVIQGSDGIYTENDGYREIEYSHKYLKSMFEFLGITDYEIIRAQGRATLDVKNILYTSRLAAAEVVDRWSSE; translated from the coding sequence ATGGAACGCCTACTCGTAATTAATGCACATCCGAGGGTAAGAAGCGAGAAGTCCTTGAGCTTGCAGGTGCTTGAGTTTTTCGTAAGCAAGTATGCAGCGCAGAATCCGGCCAGCCTTATCGAACAGATCGACCTATATCGGGAATTCATTCCCGCCATTGACACGAATCTGCTGAACGGGTGGGAAAAGCTTGAGAGCGGGGAGCCGTTATCCGAGGATGAAGGGAAAATGATGGGGCGGATGGCTGAGATCCTGCAGCAGTTCAAGGGGGCATCCAAGTATGTAATCGCCATGCCGCTTCACAATTTTAACATCCCTTCCAAGTTGAAAGATTATATGGACAATATCATCATCCCGAAGGAAACGTTCAGATATACGGAAAGCGGGTCCGAAGGACTCCTTACCGACGGAAGAAGCGTTGTGGTCATACAGGGCAGCGACGGCATATATACAGAGAATGATGGGTACCGTGAGATTGAATATTCGCACAAGTATTTGAAATCCATGTTCGAATTCCTCGGTATTACGGATTATGAGATCATTCGTGCACAAGGCCGCGCCACGCTGGATGTTAAAAATATTCTGTACACAAGCCGATTGGCCGCTGCGGAAGTCGTGGATCGTTGGAGTTCCGAATAA